GGAATTGGCCTGCCGTCGGTCCCCATTCAGTGGACGTCGACAGCTTTTCGGCGCGCTCGACCAGTTCTTCCTTGGTGGAGCGGGCGCTGGCGCGGTCTCGGTCCAATTCTGCGAAGTGGGCGCCACGTCGACGATTGAAGGATTCGCGGGCTTTGGAGTACCGCTTCCACAGCGCGTCGTCGACCTTACGATCGATACCGCGAATGGTCTTCCACTCGTCGAGGATTTCGCGCAGGCGATCGCCGGCGGTCTTCCACTGGGTGGACTGGGTGCCGATCTGTTCTGCCTCGACAGCAAGGGCTTCCTTGCGTGCAGTGTTGGTTGCCCGCGACTGCTCCTTCTCCTCCTTGGCGTGAGCTGCGGCTTCGTCCGAACCGGCGATGATGTGGTCGAGGCGTGCGGCAAGCGCGTCGAGATCGCCGATCACTGCTGCGGTGGGAAGCGTTTCCAGAATCGCAACGGCTGCGGCCTTGGTTTTCTTCGCATCACCGGCACCGGAGGTCAGGCGCGCTTCGAGGAGAGTGACCTCGGTGGCGAGGTCGTCGTAGCGACGACCGAAGTGGGCCAGGCCCTCGGCGGCGTCACCGGCCTGCCACGATCCGATCTGGCGTTCACCGTCAGCGGTCTTCACCCACGCGGTGCCGTCTTCCTCGACGCGGCCGAACTTGCTCGGGTCGCTTGCAGGGGTAGTCGGTACTGCCGGACGGCTGGCAGCCGGTCCTGGCCGTGGCGCGCCTGGTCGCGGTCCACCTGGTTTCGGAGCGCCGGGTTTCGGCGTCGACGCACTCGGCTTGGCAGCACCGGGGGTTGGTGTGCCGGGCGTCGAGCTTGTCTCTGTTCCGGTGGTGGGTTCGCTGTTCTCGGTCATCGGTCCTCGTCTCTGCCGCGCGTCACGGCTGCCTGATCGCATTCCTGGTTCCATTGAACCCGGTACTCACGTTCTAGGACTATTGAATCAGGTAACAGGGTGTCAGGTTGTCACCTCGGGTTGGACTAGCGTGGCATCTGTGTTCACAGCTGCCGCACTGGTCCCGTCACCCCCACTTCTTGTTCCCCAATTGTCGGGCGACTCGGCTCCGGCCGGCGAGGTCCGAGCGGCGACGCTCCGGGTAGTTCGGGAACTGGCAGCCACTGCTCCGCGATGGATCGCGGTGGGCGGCGACACCGAGAAAGTCCTGGAAATTGCGGGAACAGTAGGTGTGGGCCAGGGTGAGGTCGGAACCTTTGCCGGCTTCGGAGCTGATGTCCGCACCCAACTCGACGGTGATGCGCGGGGGCCGGTCAATCCGGAGTTGCCGTTGGCTGTCTTGGTTGCGGGTTGGCTCCGCGAGCAGAGCGGGCGGGAAGTGTCTGTCGACGTGCACCTGATTTCAACTACCGCGTCGGTGGACGAATGTCGCGCACTCGGCGCGAAGCTGCGCGAAATTCTGGACGCCGGAGACGAGCCGGTCGGCCTGCTGGTTCTCGCGGATGGAGCGTCGACCCTCAGTCCCAAGGCGCCGGGCAGCTTCGACGAGCGGGCAGCGCCAGTCCAGGCAGTGATCGACGCTGCGCTCGGGGCGGGGGATCGGGCGGCTCTTCTGGATCTGGATCCTGCGCTGTGCGAGGAGATAGGTGCGTCGGGCCGAGCCGTCTGGCAGGTGCTGGCGTCGGTGTTCACCGCGCAACCCGACGCTGTAGTGCACTACAGCAGTGCACCGCTGGGCGTCGGCTATCACGTCGGGATGTGGCGTCCATGAGCGTCAACGGTGATTGTCGACCCATTGCCGTGGTCGGTCCGACGGCTGCGGGTAAGTCCGATCTTGCACTCGACCTGGCGCAGGAGTTCGGCGGCGAGATCATCAATATCGACGCGATGCAGCTCTACCGCGGCATGGACATCGGCACTGCAAAACTTCCACTCGGTGAACGCCGCGGCATTCCGCATCACCTGCTCGACGTTCTCGACGTCACCGAGACTGCCACGGTGGCGCGGTACCAACATGACGCCATCACCATCGCGGAGCGGTTGATGGCGGAGGGGAAAGTGCCCGTCATCGTCGGTGGTTCCATGATGTACGTGCAATCGCTCCTGGACGAGTGGGCCTTCCCGGCCACCGACCCCGTGGTGCGTGCGCGGTGGGAAGCTGTGCTTGCAGAGGAAGGCATCGCAGCGGTGCATGCCGCGTTGGTGGCGGCGGATCCCGTTGCGGCTGCGTCGATACTTCCGACCGACGGCCGCCGCATGGTGCGGGCGCTCGAGGTGGTGGAGTTGACCGGACAGCCATTTGCGGCGTCAGCTCCCCAGATCGGTGAACCTCGTTGGGGTACAAGGATCTTGGGTGTCGATCGGGATACGGAACAGTTGGATGCGCGTATTCGGCTGCGGACGGAGTTGATGTTCGACACCGGATTGGTCGGTGAGGTCGAGGCGTTGATCGAACGAGGCCTCCGCGACGGCGTGACCGCGCCGCGAGCGATCGGCTATTCGCAGGTGCTGGCTCATCTCGACGGTGAATACGACCTCGCGGAGGCGCTCGAGCGCACCTTCATCGGGACTCGTCGATACGTTCGGCGTCAGCGGTCGTGGTTCCGTCGCGATGCGCGAGTGCAGTGGCTCGACGGCGGCGCTGACGGTTTGCTGGATGCCGCGCGCTCGGCCGTGCTGGGAGAAATGCACTAGTTGTGCGGACTGTTGTGTAACAAATTCCCGAAGTCAGCTATCTTACAGTTATGGCTATTGGTTACGATGGCTAGCTGACGAAGGGTGACGAGAACATGGTGGAGACCGCGGCGCACGCTCGAACGCCCCGCAAGCACAAGGCAACTCTGCCCCTGATTCTTCTCCTGGTCGTGTTACTGGCAGCGGGTGGAATCCTTGTCTACCTGGCTGTCAGTGCCGCGGGAAAACCGATCAGCGCACCATTGCCCGACGCTCCGTTCGAGGTCGGAACAGCGCCGGACCCCGGAATTGTCTGGGCTCCCGTACCGACCGACCTCCCGCCCAACACCCTCGCGATTCCGGACCTCGACGTGCGAGCCGACATCGTGACCAGCGGTCTGGGCGCCAGTCGCGGCATGATCCTCCCGCATCCCGACAAGGTGTCGCACTTCCTCAACGACGTGCACTTCGGCGAGCCGGACGGCACGAATCTTGTTGCCGGGCACGTCGACGACGGTGACCGCACCCACGGTGCGCTCTGGCCGTTGCATCAGATCAAACCGGGAACGCCGATCTACGCCACCGACGACGCGGGCACCATGTACACGTACACCGCGGCGAGTCTGAAGCTCTACGAGAAGGTGGCTTTGCCGGCTGAGTTCTTCGAGGACACCGGTGCGCCGAGGCTGGTGCTGGTTACCTGCGGCGGCCCGACGGTTCCGGATCCGTCGATGCCCTCCGGTTTCACGTACGAGCACAACCTGGTGGTCACTGCCTCACCGGCGTAGGGGTCCGGGCGGTCCGGATAAGATAGCGCCCATGGATTTCAGCAAGGGTCACGGCACTCAGAACGACTTTGTCGTGCTTCCCGATCTCGATGTCGCGATCGATCTCGCGCCGGCGCGCGTCGCGGCGCTCTGTGACCGTCGTCAGGGATTGGGTGCCGACGGCATCCTGCGTGTCGCGCGCGCCGGTGCACTTGCCGACGCTGGTGTCCTGAGCGAGATTCCGGCGGGAATTGCCGCCGACGACTGGTTCATGGACTACCGCAACGGCGACGGCTCGATCGCCGAGATGTGCGGAAACGGTGTTCGGGTGTTTGCGCATTACCTGACGGCATCCGGTCTCGAGAACCGTCGCGAGTTCGTCGTCGGTAGCCGGGCCGGTGCAAGGCCGGTGGTGGTTCATGCCACAGGCGCCACCGCGGGTGATGTCACCGTAGGCATGGGAACTGTCACCGAGTTGGGAACCAGCAGCGCCAGCATCGAGGGCCGGGCCTTCACCGGTCTGGGAATTGATGTCGGCAATCCGCACTTGGCCTGCGTCGAAAAGGACCTATACGCCGAGCAGTTGGCTGCGCTGGATCTGTCGATCGCACCGGCATTCGATCCGGCATTCTTCCCGCACGGCGTGAACGTGGAATTCGTGACGCCACTCGAAGACGGTGCCGTCGGCATGCGCGTGTACGAGCGGGGTGTGGGTGAGACACGTTCGTGTGGAACCGGGACTGTCGCGGCGGCGGCAGCGGCGTTGCGGCACGACGGTCGCAGTGAGGGCACTGTCACCGTCCGAGTTCTCGGCGGAGAGGTTCAGGTCGCGATCGAGCAGGGTGCCGCTGAGCTTCGC
The nucleotide sequence above comes from Rhodococcus sp. KBS0724. Encoded proteins:
- a CDS encoding DUF349 domain-containing protein produces the protein MTENSEPTTGTETSSTPGTPTPGAAKPSASTPKPGAPKPGGPRPGAPRPGPAASRPAVPTTPASDPSKFGRVEEDGTAWVKTADGERQIGSWQAGDAAEGLAHFGRRYDDLATEVTLLEARLTSGAGDAKKTKAAAVAILETLPTAAVIGDLDALAARLDHIIAGSDEAAAHAKEEKEQSRATNTARKEALAVEAEQIGTQSTQWKTAGDRLREILDEWKTIRGIDRKVDDALWKRYSKARESFNRRRGAHFAELDRDRASARSTKEELVERAEKLSTSTEWGPTAGQFRDLLTEWKAAGRAPREADDTLWERFKTAQDVFFAARNAAAAERDAEFEENAKAKEALLASHANIDPEHGLDSARASLRDLQEKWDAIGKVPRDRMQDLEAKLRALESKVRDAVDAQWRRTDPEALARVAQFKERVTQFEEQAAKAEAAGKTKDAEKARAQAKQWQEWADAAEGAVND
- a CDS encoding class III extradiol dioxygenase subunit B-like domain-containing protein, with product MFTAAALVPSPPLLVPQLSGDSAPAGEVRAATLRVVRELAATAPRWIAVGGDTEKVLEIAGTVGVGQGEVGTFAGFGADVRTQLDGDARGPVNPELPLAVLVAGWLREQSGREVSVDVHLISTTASVDECRALGAKLREILDAGDEPVGLLVLADGASTLSPKAPGSFDERAAPVQAVIDAALGAGDRAALLDLDPALCEEIGASGRAVWQVLASVFTAQPDAVVHYSSAPLGVGYHVGMWRP
- the miaA gene encoding tRNA (adenosine(37)-N6)-dimethylallyltransferase MiaA yields the protein MSVNGDCRPIAVVGPTAAGKSDLALDLAQEFGGEIINIDAMQLYRGMDIGTAKLPLGERRGIPHHLLDVLDVTETATVARYQHDAITIAERLMAEGKVPVIVGGSMMYVQSLLDEWAFPATDPVVRARWEAVLAEEGIAAVHAALVAADPVAAASILPTDGRRMVRALEVVELTGQPFAASAPQIGEPRWGTRILGVDRDTEQLDARIRLRTELMFDTGLVGEVEALIERGLRDGVTAPRAIGYSQVLAHLDGEYDLAEALERTFIGTRRYVRRQRSWFRRDARVQWLDGGADGLLDAARSAVLGEMH
- a CDS encoding class F sortase, which encodes MVETAAHARTPRKHKATLPLILLLVVLLAAGGILVYLAVSAAGKPISAPLPDAPFEVGTAPDPGIVWAPVPTDLPPNTLAIPDLDVRADIVTSGLGASRGMILPHPDKVSHFLNDVHFGEPDGTNLVAGHVDDGDRTHGALWPLHQIKPGTPIYATDDAGTMYTYTAASLKLYEKVALPAEFFEDTGAPRLVLVTCGGPTVPDPSMPSGFTYEHNLVVTASPA
- the dapF gene encoding diaminopimelate epimerase, with the protein product MDFSKGHGTQNDFVVLPDLDVAIDLAPARVAALCDRRQGLGADGILRVARAGALADAGVLSEIPAGIAADDWFMDYRNGDGSIAEMCGNGVRVFAHYLTASGLENRREFVVGSRAGARPVVVHATGATAGDVTVGMGTVTELGTSSASIEGRAFTGLGIDVGNPHLACVEKDLYAEQLAALDLSIAPAFDPAFFPHGVNVEFVTPLEDGAVGMRVYERGVGETRSCGTGTVAAAAAALRHDGRSEGTVTVRVLGGEVQVAIEQGAAELRGPSVLLATGSISDDWWRSLA